From the Euphorbia lathyris chromosome 6, ddEupLath1.1, whole genome shotgun sequence genome, one window contains:
- the LOC136233775 gene encoding serine/threonine-protein kinase CTR1-like isoform X2 has protein sequence MMTIVNFCFHRSRRLLMRGMLTETLTGKFLCRDYPAGVVMQDVLLEEKDDEKERIGNSAMAQRTAETYYLQLALAERLSYQSGLANEVVLLQEGGPLMFDSEMVSYRLWVSGCLSYSDRISDGFYNIIGINPYLWVMCNDQEEAKRPPSLPSLKEIEPTETSIEVVLLDGRRDTRLKELEDRAHQIYCASENTLVLVEQLGKLVAICLGGTYPVEQGDLQKRWKVVSRRLKDFHKCNVLPIGSLSMGLCRHRAILFKKLADCIGLPCRIARGCKYCVADHRSSCLVKIEDDRQLSREYVVDLVGQPGNVHGPDSTINGGFLSSIPSPFQISHPRFQHFYMDNAICPIQGSELSPFPANPLYLGRGPEGRQIRGTLKQASFREESSLISMPLTKEQDKAGQSVHECSSNDSASVVIKQTYKKEIMMSGTSMNNSVVKQTALDLSSQSELKEVDNQGGSGLSNPRYVTLEPSLAMDWLEISWDELHIKERVGAGSFGTVHRAEWHGSDVAVKVLMVQDFHDDQLKEFLREVAIMKRVRHPNVVLFMGAVTKRPHLSIVTEYLPRGSLYRLIHRPSAGEIMDHRRRLRIALDVAKGVNYLHCLKPPIVHWDLKSPNLLVDKNWTVKVCDFGLSRFKANTFISSKSVAGTPEWMAPEFLRGEPSNEKSDVYSFGVILWELVTMQQPWNGLGPAQVVGAVAFQNRRLTIPQNTSPVLASLMESCWADEPSERPSFGKIVETLKKLLKSPAQLIQMGGQ, from the exons ATGATGACGATCGTGAACTTCTGCTTCCACCGGAGCCGGAGGTTGTTAATGAGAGGAATGTTGACAGAAACTTTGACCGGCAAGTTTCTTTGCCGAGATTATCCAGCGGGAGTAGTTATGCAG GATGTGCTGTTGGAGGAGAAGGACGACGAGAAAGAGAGGATTGGTAATAGTGCAATGGCGCAAAGGACAGCAGAGACATACTATTTGCAGCTTGCTTTGGCTGAGAGGCTAAGTTATCAATCTGGTCTTGCCAATGAGGTTGTGCTTCTGCAGGAGGGCGGGCCTCTCATGTTCGATTCAGAAATGGTTTCTTATCGTCTCTGG gttagcGGATGCTTATCATATAGTGATAGGATATCAGATGGATTCTACAACATCATTGGTATTAATCCGTATCTATGGGTGATGTGCAATGATCAAGAGGAAGCAAAACGGCCACCATCTTTACCGTCTCTTAAAGAAATTGAACCCACTGAGACATCAATAGAGGTTGTTCTCCTTGATGGGCGTCGCGACACCCGCCTTAAGGAACTTGAGGATAGAGCTCACCAAATATATTGTGCTTCCGAAAATACGTTGGTATTGGTTGAGCAATTGGGAAAGCTCGTTGCTATTTGCTTGGG AGGAACTTACCCTGTGGAGCAAGGTGATCTTCAAAAACGCTGGAAAGTAGTTAGCAGAAGATTGAAAGATTTCCATAAGTGTAATGTGCTTCCTATCGGGAGCTTATCCATGGGACTCTGCAGGCATCGCGCCATTCTATTCAAG AAATTGGCCGACTGTATAGGTTTGCCATGCCGGATCGCTAGAGGCTGCAAGTATTGTGTTGCAGATCACAGGTCTTCTTGCCTTGTCAAAATTGAAGACGACAGACAGTTATCAAG GGAATATGTGGTCGATCTTGTTGGGCAGCCAGGAAATGTCCACGGCCCAGATTCCACTATCAATGGAGGGTTCTTATCTTCAATTCCTTCACCATTTCAAATTTCTCATCCAAGGTTCCAACATTTTTACATGGATAATGCAATTTGTCCAATTCAAGGCTCAGAGCTTTCTCCTTTTCCTGCAAATCCTCTATATTTGG GCAGGGGACCGGAAGGCCGACAAATAAGAGGGACTCTTAAACAAGCCTCATTCAGAGAGGAGTCATCTCTGATTTCAATGCCTTTAACAAAAGAACAAGATAAAGCAGGGCAATCTGTTCATGAATGTTCTAGCAATGATTCTGCTTCAGTTGTaataaaacaaacttacaagaagGAGATTATGATGTCTGGAACTTCAATGAATAACAGTGTTGTCAAGCAAACTGCATTGGACCTATCCAGTCAGTCAGAGCTCAAGGAAGTGGACAATCAAGGCGGATCAGGTCTGTCCAATCCGAGATATGTGACTCTTGAACCTTCTCTTGCAATGGATTGGCTTGAGATCTCATGGGATGAATTGCATATTAAGGAGCGTGTTGGGGCTG GCTCATTTGGGACTGTGCATCGAGCTGAATGGCATGGATCG GATGTAGCTGTCAAGGTATTAATGGTTCAGGATTTTCATGATGATCAGTTGAAAGAGTTCTTAAGAGAG GTTGCAATTATGAAACGTGTCCGGcatccaaatgtggttctcttCATGGGTGCTGTTACAAAGCGTCCTCATCTGTCAATTGTGACAGAGTACCTTCCAAG GGGTAGCTTATACCGTCTCATACATAGGCCATCTGCTGGGGAAATCATGGATCACAGGAGGCGGTTACGCATAGCATTGGATGTG GCTAAAGGCGTCAATTATCTTCATTGTCTGAAACCTCCTATTGTTCACTGGGACCTTAAATCTCCAAATTTGTTAGTTGATAAAAACTGGACAGTGAAG GTTTGTGATTTTGGGTTGTCTAGATTTAAAGCGAACACATTTATATCCTCAAAATCAGTAGCAGGAACG CCAGAGTGGATGGCTCCAGAGTTCCTTCGGGGAGAGCCATCAAATGAGAAATCTGATGTCTACAGTTTTGGAGTGATTCTATGGGAGCTTGTAACTATGCAACAACCTTGGAATGGACTTGGTCCTGCACAG GTGGTTGGAGCTGTAGCATTCCAGAACAGAAGGTTGACCATACCGCAGAATACCTCACCCGTGTTGGCATCTCTCATGGAATCTTGTTGGGCCGA TGAGCCAAGTGAGCGGCCATCTTTTGGTAAGATAGTTGAAACTTTGAAGAAGCTGCTCAAGTCCCCAGCTCAGTTGATACAAATGGGTGGACAGTGA
- the LOC136233775 gene encoding serine/threonine-protein kinase CTR1-like isoform X1 — translation MPHRTTYFFPRQFPDRFDASAKQQLDHEKKKIINNTIDSSANDHLKNPNTVGSSITSPRSPTKTRATTAHVSDLFTSRDDEKYHRKEKQYGGEDDKFKKKKKQLASFHDWLAEKKAEKSAIHVKLQRLSCDDDDRELLLPPEPEVVNERNVDRNFDRQVSLPRLSSGSSYAGSLFSGTTIDANFLSDIKDTPTTISTCQDVLLEEKDDEKERIGNSAMAQRTAETYYLQLALAERLSYQSGLANEVVLLQEGGPLMFDSEMVSYRLWVSGCLSYSDRISDGFYNIIGINPYLWVMCNDQEEAKRPPSLPSLKEIEPTETSIEVVLLDGRRDTRLKELEDRAHQIYCASENTLVLVEQLGKLVAICLGGTYPVEQGDLQKRWKVVSRRLKDFHKCNVLPIGSLSMGLCRHRAILFKKLADCIGLPCRIARGCKYCVADHRSSCLVKIEDDRQLSREYVVDLVGQPGNVHGPDSTINGGFLSSIPSPFQISHPRFQHFYMDNAICPIQGSELSPFPANPLYLGRGPEGRQIRGTLKQASFREESSLISMPLTKEQDKAGQSVHECSSNDSASVVIKQTYKKEIMMSGTSMNNSVVKQTALDLSSQSELKEVDNQGGSGLSNPRYVTLEPSLAMDWLEISWDELHIKERVGAGSFGTVHRAEWHGSDVAVKVLMVQDFHDDQLKEFLREVAIMKRVRHPNVVLFMGAVTKRPHLSIVTEYLPRGSLYRLIHRPSAGEIMDHRRRLRIALDVAKGVNYLHCLKPPIVHWDLKSPNLLVDKNWTVKVCDFGLSRFKANTFISSKSVAGTPEWMAPEFLRGEPSNEKSDVYSFGVILWELVTMQQPWNGLGPAQVVGAVAFQNRRLTIPQNTSPVLASLMESCWADEPSERPSFGKIVETLKKLLKSPAQLIQMGGQ, via the exons ATGCCTCATAGAACGACTTACTTCTTTCCGAGGCAATTTCCTGATCGTTTCGATGCATCTGCTAAGCAGCAGTTGGAtcatgagaagaagaagataatcaATAATACTATTGACAGCAGCGCAAATGATCATCTAAAAAACCCGAATACAGTTGGCAGCAGTATCACATCACCACGGTCACCAACAAAAACCAGAGCCACAACTGCTCATGTATCCGATCTCTTCACCAGTAGGGACGACGAGAAGTATcatagaaaggagaagcaaTACGGTGGTGAAGATGAcaagttcaaaaagaagaaaaagcaaCTTGCCAGTTTTCATGATTGGCTGGCGGAGAAAAAAGCAGAGAAATCTGCTATTCACGTGAAGTTGCAAAGATTATCATGTGATGATGACGATCGTGAACTTCTGCTTCCACCGGAGCCGGAGGTTGTTAATGAGAGGAATGTTGACAGAAACTTTGACCGGCAAGTTTCTTTGCCGAGATTATCCAGCGGGAGTAGTTATGCAGGTAGTTTGTTCTCTGGGACGACAATAGATGCCAACTTTTTGAGTGATATTAAGGACACTCCGACGACTATTTCGACGTGTCAGGATGTGCTGTTGGAGGAGAAGGACGACGAGAAAGAGAGGATTGGTAATAGTGCAATGGCGCAAAGGACAGCAGAGACATACTATTTGCAGCTTGCTTTGGCTGAGAGGCTAAGTTATCAATCTGGTCTTGCCAATGAGGTTGTGCTTCTGCAGGAGGGCGGGCCTCTCATGTTCGATTCAGAAATGGTTTCTTATCGTCTCTGG gttagcGGATGCTTATCATATAGTGATAGGATATCAGATGGATTCTACAACATCATTGGTATTAATCCGTATCTATGGGTGATGTGCAATGATCAAGAGGAAGCAAAACGGCCACCATCTTTACCGTCTCTTAAAGAAATTGAACCCACTGAGACATCAATAGAGGTTGTTCTCCTTGATGGGCGTCGCGACACCCGCCTTAAGGAACTTGAGGATAGAGCTCACCAAATATATTGTGCTTCCGAAAATACGTTGGTATTGGTTGAGCAATTGGGAAAGCTCGTTGCTATTTGCTTGGG AGGAACTTACCCTGTGGAGCAAGGTGATCTTCAAAAACGCTGGAAAGTAGTTAGCAGAAGATTGAAAGATTTCCATAAGTGTAATGTGCTTCCTATCGGGAGCTTATCCATGGGACTCTGCAGGCATCGCGCCATTCTATTCAAG AAATTGGCCGACTGTATAGGTTTGCCATGCCGGATCGCTAGAGGCTGCAAGTATTGTGTTGCAGATCACAGGTCTTCTTGCCTTGTCAAAATTGAAGACGACAGACAGTTATCAAG GGAATATGTGGTCGATCTTGTTGGGCAGCCAGGAAATGTCCACGGCCCAGATTCCACTATCAATGGAGGGTTCTTATCTTCAATTCCTTCACCATTTCAAATTTCTCATCCAAGGTTCCAACATTTTTACATGGATAATGCAATTTGTCCAATTCAAGGCTCAGAGCTTTCTCCTTTTCCTGCAAATCCTCTATATTTGG GCAGGGGACCGGAAGGCCGACAAATAAGAGGGACTCTTAAACAAGCCTCATTCAGAGAGGAGTCATCTCTGATTTCAATGCCTTTAACAAAAGAACAAGATAAAGCAGGGCAATCTGTTCATGAATGTTCTAGCAATGATTCTGCTTCAGTTGTaataaaacaaacttacaagaagGAGATTATGATGTCTGGAACTTCAATGAATAACAGTGTTGTCAAGCAAACTGCATTGGACCTATCCAGTCAGTCAGAGCTCAAGGAAGTGGACAATCAAGGCGGATCAGGTCTGTCCAATCCGAGATATGTGACTCTTGAACCTTCTCTTGCAATGGATTGGCTTGAGATCTCATGGGATGAATTGCATATTAAGGAGCGTGTTGGGGCTG GCTCATTTGGGACTGTGCATCGAGCTGAATGGCATGGATCG GATGTAGCTGTCAAGGTATTAATGGTTCAGGATTTTCATGATGATCAGTTGAAAGAGTTCTTAAGAGAG GTTGCAATTATGAAACGTGTCCGGcatccaaatgtggttctcttCATGGGTGCTGTTACAAAGCGTCCTCATCTGTCAATTGTGACAGAGTACCTTCCAAG GGGTAGCTTATACCGTCTCATACATAGGCCATCTGCTGGGGAAATCATGGATCACAGGAGGCGGTTACGCATAGCATTGGATGTG GCTAAAGGCGTCAATTATCTTCATTGTCTGAAACCTCCTATTGTTCACTGGGACCTTAAATCTCCAAATTTGTTAGTTGATAAAAACTGGACAGTGAAG GTTTGTGATTTTGGGTTGTCTAGATTTAAAGCGAACACATTTATATCCTCAAAATCAGTAGCAGGAACG CCAGAGTGGATGGCTCCAGAGTTCCTTCGGGGAGAGCCATCAAATGAGAAATCTGATGTCTACAGTTTTGGAGTGATTCTATGGGAGCTTGTAACTATGCAACAACCTTGGAATGGACTTGGTCCTGCACAG GTGGTTGGAGCTGTAGCATTCCAGAACAGAAGGTTGACCATACCGCAGAATACCTCACCCGTGTTGGCATCTCTCATGGAATCTTGTTGGGCCGA TGAGCCAAGTGAGCGGCCATCTTTTGGTAAGATAGTTGAAACTTTGAAGAAGCTGCTCAAGTCCCCAGCTCAGTTGATACAAATGGGTGGACAGTGA